In one Zobellia galactanivorans genomic region, the following are encoded:
- a CDS encoding OmpA family protein encodes MKRAKYIFCALAVITCIAQGQERKLEKAENRFSDFAYAPAIRSYEDLVADGYSEERIFKNLGNANYYNARYAEASKWYGKLFELDTADIDPEYIYRYAQTLKSLEDYEASDRWMNRFREARANDRRAERFGENTDYLERIEANSGRYEIQNLGLNSKVSDFAPSFYGEDLIFSTARDSGLLSKKIHKWNNGSFLNLYKASQDGQGNFIGVDRLSNRLNKKTHESSTAFTKDGKTMYFTRNNSNNGKFSRDEEGISRLKIYRARLVDGEWKNIEELPFNDDGYSVAHPALNKEENKLYFASDMPGTVGESDIFVVDIHGDSSFGTPQNLGPKINTEARETFPFITGSDVLYFSSDGHPGLGGLDVFAIDLKEMGAGQVVNVGRPLNGEEDDFSYIIDEETLKGFFASNREGGHGDDDIYSFTETKPLDLKCHTLIAGTVRDEETGELLAHAAVTLYDKENHVVSTSRTDADGAFNMEGDCKDGNYKVVASKSDYDDGDKVFATVKGKDATGIEVVLAKTVRPAPLGTDLAKYLGIEPIYFDFDKYFIREDAKISIKKVLAYLNEFPEVKVQVRSHTDSRANDAYNMWLSTNRAKSTADYLIAQGIPENRISFEGFGETQLTNECSNGVPCTKVQHQMNRRSEFIVVE; translated from the coding sequence ATGAAAAGAGCAAAATATATTTTCTGCGCCCTCGCCGTAATAACCTGTATCGCCCAAGGACAGGAGAGAAAACTGGAAAAGGCCGAGAACAGGTTCTCCGACTTCGCCTATGCACCGGCCATACGGTCCTATGAGGACCTGGTGGCCGACGGGTATAGTGAAGAGCGGATATTCAAGAACCTCGGCAACGCCAATTACTACAACGCCAGGTACGCCGAGGCATCGAAGTGGTACGGGAAGCTCTTCGAGCTCGATACGGCCGATATCGACCCCGAATACATCTACCGCTACGCCCAGACGCTCAAGTCCTTGGAGGATTACGAAGCCTCCGACAGGTGGATGAACAGGTTCAGGGAGGCCAGGGCCAACGACCGGCGCGCGGAACGCTTCGGCGAGAACACGGACTATCTGGAGCGGATAGAGGCCAATTCGGGTAGGTACGAGATCCAGAATTTAGGGCTCAATTCCAAGGTGTCCGATTTTGCACCTTCCTTTTACGGGGAGGACCTGATCTTTTCGACCGCCCGTGACAGCGGCCTCCTGTCAAAGAAGATCCACAAGTGGAACAACGGCTCCTTTTTGAACCTGTACAAGGCTTCACAAGATGGGCAGGGAAATTTTATCGGGGTAGATAGACTTTCCAATAGGCTGAACAAAAAAACACACGAGTCCTCCACGGCCTTCACCAAGGACGGCAAGACCATGTACTTTACCCGGAACAACTCCAACAACGGCAAGTTCTCAAGGGATGAAGAAGGGATCAGCAGGTTGAAGATCTACAGGGCAAGGTTGGTGGACGGCGAATGGAAAAATATCGAGGAGCTTCCCTTTAACGATGATGGCTACTCGGTGGCCCACCCTGCACTGAACAAAGAGGAAAACAAGCTGTATTTCGCCTCCGATATGCCGGGAACGGTCGGGGAGTCGGATATTTTTGTGGTGGACATCCACGGGGACAGTAGCTTCGGCACGCCCCAAAACCTGGGCCCCAAGATCAATACGGAGGCCAGGGAGACCTTTCCCTTCATAACGGGTTCCGACGTACTTTATTTTTCCAGTGACGGGCACCCTGGGCTGGGCGGACTCGATGTGTTCGCGATCGATCTAAAGGAAATGGGAGCGGGCCAGGTGGTGAACGTAGGCAGGCCCCTGAACGGGGAGGAGGACGATTTTTCGTATATAATCGATGAAGAGACCCTAAAAGGCTTCTTCGCCTCGAATCGCGAAGGCGGACATGGGGATGACGATATCTACAGTTTTACGGAGACAAAGCCATTGGACCTCAAGTGCCATACCTTGATAGCCGGAACGGTCAGGGACGAGGAGACCGGCGAGCTGTTGGCCCATGCCGCCGTTACTTTATATGACAAGGAAAACCATGTGGTCTCCACATCGCGGACCGATGCCGACGGGGCCTTTAACATGGAAGGCGACTGCAAGGACGGAAATTACAAGGTAGTGGCCTCAAAAAGCGATTACGACGATGGCGACAAGGTGTTCGCCACGGTCAAGGGAAAGGATGCCACGGGCATAGAGGTGGTATTGGCCAAAACCGTAAGACCGGCACCGCTGGGAACCGACTTGGCGAAGTACCTGGGCATCGAACCGATCTATTTCGATTTCGACAAATACTTTATCCGGGAGGACGCCAAGATAAGCATCAAAAAGGTATTGGCCTATTTGAACGAATTTCCGGAGGTGAAAGTACAGGTACGTTCCCATACCGATTCGCGTGCCAACGATGCCTACAACATGTGGCTGTCGACCAACAGGGCGAAGTCCACGGCGGATTATCTAATTGCCCAGGGCATTCCTGAAAACCGGATCTCCTTTGAGGGCTTCGGGGAAACCCAATTGACGAACGAGTGTAGCAATGGGGTGCCCTGTACCAAAGTACAACACCAAATGAACAGGCGTTCTGAATTTATAGTGGTGGAATAA